Within Tenebrio molitor chromosome 3, icTenMoli1.1, whole genome shotgun sequence, the genomic segment TCGAGTCGAAAACTCGTTTAAATTTGGGAAGTTTGGAGGGTTTTTCAGTTGGATTCGGTTTGATAAGATTAGGAGGGAGAGTTCTTGTTGTAGAGTGGCATTTTTGTTGATCGCAGGGTTCCTTTTGAAGAACGTAAGTTGGATGGGAGTCAGAAATTCGGCGAGGGCGAGTCCATCCAGACCTGCGCTAACATAATGAAAGAGACCGGGGCCCACATCGAGATATCCCACGCTAAAGACCAATCGCTCACATTTTTAGTAACCGGGAAGCAAAACGAAGTCTTGGAAGCCCGCCGTAAGATTCTAACCCACTTTCAAACGCAAGCCAGCAAGCAAATTTCCATCCCGAAAGAACACCACCGCTGGATCTTGGGCAAGAAAGGCGACCGCCTCAAAGAACTGGAAAAGCAAACGGCCACCAAGATCTCAGTGCCGCCTATGAACGATAATTCCGACGTGATCAGCATCACCGGCACGAAGGAGGGTATCGAGAAGGCCGAACATGAAATCAGGGTCACTTCCGATCAGCAATCGAAGAAGGCATCAGAACGCATCAACGTCCCGAAAATATATCATCCATTTATAGTGGGGCCTTACAATGATTATTTGAATCAGATGATCGCCGAGACAGGGGCGAAGATCAACGTGCCCCCGCCGTCCGTAATGAAAGATGAGATCTTCATAGCAGGCGAGAAGGAGGGCGTCCTGGCGGCCAAAGCCAAGATCGAGGCCATCCACAAGCAGATGGAGAAGAAATGCACCACAGTATCAGTCGAAGTTCCTAAATCGCAGCACAAATACGTCATCGGGCCTAAGGGGTCGACGATAGCCGAAATTCTGCAAACCACAGGGGTGAGCGTCGAAATGCCCCAAGGAGACTCGGCCACCGGTACAATAACCCTGCGTGGTCCCCACGACAAACTCGGGTTAGCCTTGAGTAAAGTTTACGAAAAGGCTAATTCCGTACGTTCGAGTGATGTCGAAGCGCCATCTTGGatacataaatacataattggaCGTAAAGGACAAAATATCAAGGAGATTACACAGAACTTGCCCAAAGTTCACGTCGAATTCACCGAAAAAGAAGACAAAATCAAAATCGAAGGACCACCAGAGGAGGTCGAGAAAGCTCAGgaacaaatcgaaaaaatggCGAAAGACTTGATCAAGAAACTCATTTTCATCGAGATGCACGTCGATCCCAAGTTGTTCAAGCATATCATTGGGAAGAGCGGCGCCAGTGGtgagtaacaaaaaaaaagtaacgGTTTTGTAGCGCGTCAGTTTTATAGCCCCGtgagaaaattaattacaatagaAATATTTGCACATCAAAAATTTGGTAACTATCGACAGCAAAATAGAAGTTAATACAGATGAATACAATGTGATCAACATAAAAAGTGATAAGGGACggctatggaaaacaaaacttCTGAAAACGTACGGCGCAGCTTCGGTGAGTGTGATGTCCGCGATGAAGAAAGGTTTTGCCGAAAATCCTACAAACAAGGTTCTGTATGGTAAAAACAGTCACTATTTTCTTCGTTTCCACTTCGAAAATAGGATGTCGTCATGAATAATTTGTGTTCTTGagttaaaatcattttttgaccataattcacataaatgtcaaaaattgacaagtgacagttcaTTAAGTTACGCCGcacgttttcagaaattttgttttccatagccATCCCTTTActcttttttgttgttgatcatcttgttttcttttgttcgAGATGTGACGGATTATACCGCgcgagcaacaataactgtttcagtttgcaataaaaaaattacttgaaaTTGGCAAGACAATTGCACCTATTtccgtttgttttattgtcattattgacagctgacgTAAATTTCAAACTTAAACgtcttaatttttgtaatcattcattaataaaatggttttctcgttggaacatgacataaaagtcaccagatttattgccaactcaaacagtcatTGTTGTTCAGGCGGTATATTGAAACATggtttaatgtattttttttgcaaagaatgtttttttttaatttgtgaaaatgatatacatatacatattattCTTCAGGAAGCtccatttcttgttttattatttatcagtGTTTGTTCCGTCTAAAAGGGGATGGACATATTTCAACGATCTTGAAATGTTTTAGGTGGTGCTGTTATTCAAAAATTAGCTCGATTATCGACTGTCATTATCATAtttgtataattctgaaaAAATTATGCATTTGGTAAATTTAGCGTATTGTCAAATTGTAAGTAATATAAATTTAAGCGGTAACGTATCTTATCTCAGGGTCAAtatcaaattcaaaaattcaaaagattCAAAAATTTCCCATAATTTCACAGATTTCTATTCGAATATCGGAAGAAAAACTCGTTTTTTTAAGGTCATATGATAGATCTTCTTTTTTATGTAAAgagtacaaaatttcattggTTGTTTTGTTACGAAACAAATAATGAAGGTGATGATAAGAAAAATGTACGAGGAACGTCGccaaattaatattttgcaaattttcattatCCGAACCGGTAAAGAAtggtttaaattttgtttcagtGAATCGTTTGAAAGAAGAAAACAGTGTTGTGATAAACATCGACGAGAGCGGTTTGATTCGAATCGAGGGTCACAAGGAGGGTGTCTTCGCaacgaaacaggagctcgagGAGCGGATACGGAAATTAGAAAACGAAAAAGAGAAAGACGTTGTTATCGAACAGCGCCACTACAAAAGCATTATTGGTGCTAAAGGTGAAAATATCAAAGAAATTCGCGAGAAATTCAATCAAGTACAAATCTATTTCCCCGGTGCCAGTGATAAAAACGATATTGTAAAAGTTCGCGGACCGAAGGAGGACGTCGACAAGTGCTGTAGATATTTAGAGAAATTAGTTAAAGAACTGAACGAATCATCATATCAAATCGACGTCCCGATCTACAAACAATTCCACAAGTTCATAATTGGAAAGGGTGGTGCCAACATCAGGAAGATTCGCGAGGAAACCCACACGAAGATCGATCTACCGGCGGAGGGCGATAAAAACGACGTAATTACGATTACCGGCAAAAAGGAAGATGTCGAAGAGGCGAGAGAAAAGATCAGGAAAATACAGGACGAGCTCGAGAACATTGTAACGGAAGAGATCATCATTCCTCCGAAATTTTACAACTCGCTGATCGGAGCCAAGGGTAAGCTCATCCATTCGATCATGGAGGACTGCGGAGGCGTCGCAATCAAGTTTCCGAGCGCGGACAGCAAGAGCGACAAGGTGACCATCCGCGGACCCAAAGACGACGTCGACCGTGCCAAACAGCAGCTGCTTGATCTGGCCAACGAGCGTCAACTTGCCAGTTTTACCGCCGAGGTGAGTAATCCTCAAAAACTAGACAATTACAATTCTCCGTGTTCACCGTTGCCTTAATCTCTTGGCGTTCGCTTTTTACAAACAACGTCGATGTTATCCCGTCATCCGTCAAGGGATTGATCGAATTCTGTTTTGTGATCTCGCACAGGTACGTGCCAAAGCTCAACACCACAAGTTCCTGATTGGCAAAAATGGTGCCAAAATCAAGAAAATTCGAGATTCGACCGGAGCGAGGATCGTGTTTCCCTCGAGTACGGACGACGATAGAGAAATAATCACTATAATAGGAAAGAAAGAAGCCGTCGAAGAAGCAAAGGCCGCCCTACAAGCGACCATTAAAGACATCGTAAGTTACACATCTGAATACTTTACGGCGGTGTTTATTAGTTtcgttttaatattttgtcgtTCATCATAAAAATTCGCTTTGTCTCTGTCGATAATAAATTGAGAATGTTTTTGGTTGGTGGaggaaatgtctaaaaaaattttaagtcaTCGTGTTGCGTGCAGCgcgtcatttttacaaaacgtaaatATGTACttccaaataaataattaaagttgtgACGTCAAACAGTTAAATAATTATGACGtgtgtttttcaaattttttagataatttCGCGTCTACGAGGTTGCCAAATTATGCTACGCTTAGACGAAGTAAAAGTTAATTTGTCTCGCAAAGTTTTATAAGTAGAATTTTTGCGGAGGTTAACGAACAGCAATAAGCCCAGACATTCAGTGCCGGATTGGAGATTCCGCTTTGTCGGGAAAACAAAAATCCAGACATTCGATTCGAGTACCTATCGTCGTCCAATTACTTTTAAagattgaatttaatttttgatgacATATTTTCGGAATACGTGAGGGTGTGGCTGCCTCACATCGATCAGCATTTATGTCTGTGATTGTATTTTCTATCGAAAAAATGTAGGCCGAACGTTCGACGGTCGGTGCCTTCGGAAATCTTGCATCAAAGCCAGAGgagtgagcgtattttattattgtttgaaGTAAGAATGCACAGTGGCGAATTCGCTCTCATAAATCCCAAGTTGAAAAGGTGTTTCGAccgcaacaaaaaaatttcagagCCGAAACAGAAATTATAGATGTCTTTTTTAACAACTGGTTCTTGCAAAGTGGTTTATTTTAAGTTAATGTATGGGAGAGAAATTGGATATTTTAAGTTTCACGAGGCGGGTCTTCTCTTACCAGTACAAGCGACGAGCAGAATATTCGAAATTCCCGAACGGCGTGCCAGCCGCAAACTGTAAATGAGCGTTTGTAGAAATCGTTTTTGCATGATCGGCGATagtttacgtttaaataatttcgttTTTCTGAAATCGGCCACGGTGAAATGGAAATTAAGCGTGTCGGTTCAAGGCTGAGGTAAAACGCGGTGAAAACATCGGAAATTGTTTGAAAGTTTTACAGTcgcttttaataatttgttgttgttaaaagGCACTTCATTATTGTTTTACCTGTTCCCGTCTATATTTCGAGTAATTTATTTAGCGGATAAATTTGGGCGAGAAAAAATAAAGTGTGGTATTTCAGGCGACTTCTATTTTTACTTATTAATGACATCGATTTGTAACGAAACACAAActaggaaaacaaacaaacagtaTATAGAGTGATACATTTCTAGTGCTGTGGGTCTATCAAGTCTACTGGTTTTATGTTTAcaaattataaacaaataaCTTGAATGCGGTTCATTGGAATAGCTTACAACTTATACAaataaactataaaaatttattattacatattaattttttgggaGTAATGTTCTTACTTTGGTGAAAGTCCAGTATTGTTCCACGTACAGGgtgagtcaagttttaccgcccgaacgaaaacacccacttctaatcgatttaaaattctcaaaaaattcagaaattattgtGTCGCTGTAGaatattctgtaaaaatttcatattttttactgAAATTGGGCTgtcacttccacaaaagaaaagttctcaacagatgtttgttggctgtttaccaacaatgaggtatttatttatgacactgtagTTGTAAgtcatttttcgctgttaatgttaaaattggaataatttaaaaactaataatttaCTTTTGATGCGATATTCATAAATgtattctttgaattaattttgaattatgaGTGATAGGGGATAACTGattgcacacatttgaagCCTTATATCACGGCAATGTAACCCTaacgtttcgtaatttttacaaacttttttaatagggtttatGGTGCTGGCGGTAAAGCATGAACTACCCTGTACAATAATGTAGATTTGTTTTGATTGTTGTCTCTTTTCAAGTGGAGTACTGAGTATGTCTTCGGCATTTCAAACAATGAGGAAATGTGAATTTGAGAGGAATTTCAGATGAACATTTTGTAGTTCTTTtgacataacatttttgtgtgTCTTTTAatcgttttaaatattttagaacaaaaagggtttgcaataatttcaaagaatTAAATTGAACTACATAGGTACTTGTTCTTTCGTGTGTAAAACCAAAAGAAGTAGATTATGTATTCAAATTATACCAATTTTCCGGTGCAGtgacattgaattttttactaaaaaataacaaaaagtaatttaaaaactgttACATTAATTGAAGCGCcgtaaattggaaaaatggttttattaaaataatattagttGTACGACCTCTTACGATGATGACGAAATACAGGAGTAAATCTTGTTAGCTGGTGGGGTTTTataagttatttttttctttattgaaTGAATGTGATTTTTATGATGTGTAATCTGGTACCTGTCGTAAAATGTCAAGAATTAATTGTATGTAGCGCCAGCGGCTAAAAAATTAACTAGCATAATTACTAAGTTTTTCTTaactattttttcatttcttttgttatttgtgtttaaaaatttcaaagcaTCAGTATAGGAAGTAAAAATATAGGAATGTATCTAtaagtgttttatttgaaaatcagaatttgGAATCGCATATTTTCGccttatatacagggtgtctcaacgAAGACTTTCGAgactaatatctcggttatttgccaacggatttttatgaaatttaaaatgcagatattttagaccgtgaaggttcaattagtaataataaaattacctcaagttaaaaaatgtaattttaatacgTGTtttctttatcgaaaattatgcgcgattattattagattgttaaacattaaaaaataggggtctacacaaacaattaagtaaatcacttgtctgattcaacgaaaagattagattttgtcgttaaaaatttaatgtaaaatttgaaggtatttgagcagctaccttttgaaacaattgatgactaattgccaagcaacattttgtacactctttaaagtctgtcaaaattgggcgcgctttattagatacgtcaaattgtgaaaatttattgaaaatactctaaaaatagactacagcggtagaaatttcaatattgttgaaaaagaaaaaaattttgtctatggagagtgtcgtaagaacttcaatgacacagttcgttttctcgtgaaacactatccaaatgtaggctttagaaaatgtaaggttaagagagtcgtcaatttatttgaagacacaggaagcgtacgtgaactaaattaccttgctaaaatatcccgatcgtgttttagtcctttatggaagaattaaagcatccagtataataaattacgtccaaatcttgtctttaactttgtaagtgttacaaagtgtttgtaaggttagcaaaaTTCGGCCAtagtgcgcgtttgtttcaaacgcgtctacgtttttgcatttgcagccacggttaacacagttttttgcttttttcctGCAagccagacgtctttcaagaacgagtttttccctacagcattttttattgacgatcaattttttatgtaaatcttaattgattcaacattttaaaaaggcatgtaaaaattacgtttttaagacttgggtgattggaTTAATGGGATTtcattcttcaccgtctaaaatatctacattttaaatttcacaaaaatccgctgaaaaataactgagttattaggctcgaaagtcttagctgagacacttGTATAATGTGCATACACTGAAATGTTTGCACGTTTCCTGGTCATATTTCTGCATTGTTAAATGTTTCGCTTCTTCTGTAGGATAATATTATCGAAAGCGAGATGTCCGTCGAGCCCCGCCACCACAAGCA encodes:
- the Dp1 gene encoding vigilin; protein product: MQQPVIEEGAAYEPSVRSYDDLFPALPESNTQSQNHNTMGQWNNKMRVGSSVITQVFRVPFEERKLDGSQKFGEGESIQTCANIMKETGAHIEISHAKDQSLTFLVTGKQNEVLEARRKILTHFQTQASKQISIPKEHHRWILGKKGDRLKELEKQTATKISVPPMNDNSDVISITGTKEGIEKAEHEIRVTSDQQSKKASERINVPKIYHPFIVGPYNDYLNQMIAETGAKINVPPPSVMKDEIFIAGEKEGVLAAKAKIEAIHKQMEKKCTTVSVEVPKSQHKYVIGPKGSTIAEILQTTGVSVEMPQGDSATGTITLRGPHDKLGLALSKVYEKANSVRSSDVEAPSWIHKYIIGRKGQNIKEITQNLPKVHVEFTEKEDKIKIEGPPEEVEKAQEQIEKMAKDLIKKLIFIEMHVDPKLFKHIIGKSGASVNRLKEENSVVINIDESGLIRIEGHKEGVFATKQELEERIRKLENEKEKDVVIEQRHYKSIIGAKGENIKEIREKFNQVQIYFPGASDKNDIVKVRGPKEDVDKCCRYLEKLVKELNESSYQIDVPIYKQFHKFIIGKGGANIRKIREETHTKIDLPAEGDKNDVITITGKKEDVEEAREKIRKIQDELENIVTEEIIIPPKFYNSLIGAKGKLIHSIMEDCGGVAIKFPSADSKSDKVTIRGPKDDVDRAKQQLLDLANERQLASFTAEVRAKAQHHKFLIGKNGAKIKKIRDSTGARIVFPSSTDDDREIITIIGKKEAVEEAKAALQATIKDIDNIIESEMSVEPRHHKHFVARRGEVLHRISDEYGGVMISFPRSGVDSDRVVLKGSKECIEAAKQRISEIIQDLESMVTIECIIPQSHHRTVMGAKGFKVQGITSDFDVQIKFPDRENTEEYPTHGQLNGDINGGTVRHCDVIRITGKEDNCLRAKQALLDLVPVTISVDVPFDFHRSIIGQKGRDVKELMDKFDVHIVLSPAGVREDLIKITGTSVNVERAKEALLEKVQELEADRKDRELKSYSLNIDVNPEYHPKIIGKRGAVITKIKKDHDVKITFPKKGDPNEHIITIVGYEENTRRAESDIMKIVNELNELIREEVQIDSRVHSRIIGARGRSIRKIMDDYKVDIKFPRGEDTDANLVIITGNDENVVDAKEHLISLEEQYLQDVEEQETREKVHTLHLHFDPNLTSSRSREHNSNGFVVQGGPWEQRAPNTASVTEFPSFGRNTEEPQASPVSGAWGGRR